The segment TTTTCATACTGTTTGATTTTGTTGATTTGTGATAAATGATGGTTTAAAGATTTATTGTTTTTTAGGAACGATCTTAAAGGGTATCGAATGAATATTCACAGCATCAGGTTGAATGGTTTCTTCACCACTGCCACGTGTTTGCACACCTTCCGTTTTATTGATGCCCTGCATTAATTTTTCAAATGGATTATTAGGCTTAGGCGTGTCGCCACGATTGAGACCCGGTGCAGCAAACACCTGGCGAAGATTCAACGCCGACTTCGCTGCGATCAGCTTTAATACATTCATTCCATCTGGCGGACCAATGCGGAAGATCCTTGTTAAACGAACCGTATCGCCGGGATTAATAAAACAATCCATTGGTTGTTGATTGACCGCAGGAAACAACACATTTACAATATTATCGGGTTGTATTTCAAGGATGTTATAATAAAGACGTTCTTGTCCATTGTTGATGATGCGTAAATTGTACCTGTCGTCATGTTGAAATACAATATTGCCTGAGGCATCTTTAATGGTCTTCTCAGGAAGATCTTTGATGATTGCATTATTATTTCCTTCTGCTTTTTTATAATCAATCGGAATAAATTCAAACACAACATTCAACTCTTCATTTTTCATATTGAGGTTGCGCAGGTAAGCAGCACGTCCATAGGCAGCAATCTTTGCACTGATGAATGTGGCGAGTTGTTCTTCAGTTGATGTTTTACTGCATACACCCAACCTGTAATCGCCGGAAGTAGAAATGTAAATAGAGTCGGTACTGAAACCAGCCGCACCATATTCAACAAACACATCACCTTGTGCTTCGGTAAGTTTCGCTTGCTTGATCTGAGAAACAATTTTTTTAACTGATGATGTAAGTGCTGCATCTGAAGATTTAATGGTAACAGGTACAGTAAGATCACCAAAGCTTACTTCATCTAAAAATGTCCAGGCGGTTTTTAAAACATCTTCACTTAATTCGGTATCAAGTTCCACTTCGCTGCTGTAATCGCCGGCGGTAACAATTGTGCCTTTGGCAATGGGTTTTGCTGTTTTCCTGTTATAAGTGTTGGATGGATAAAGTGAAATGGTTGTACCTGCAAACACACTGTAAATTTTACCACAGGCAATGGTTATTTTTTTCTTGTTGATGATCTGTTCTGTTGCATAATAGTTTGGCTTACCTAAAGCTTTGCCACCGAATATTTCTTTATCAAGATCGCCTTCTGCATTGGGTGTTTGCCCCGGCACCATCTTACTCATCTCTAAACGAATATTGTCGAACAAGCCACGGTAACTGGTTTTGCTATCGCTTTTTGCTAATGCTTTTGAGAAAGCAAGCGACAAACTTCCGCAATGTTCATCACCACATT is part of the Lacibacter sediminis genome and harbors:
- a CDS encoding caspase family protein is translated as MKLFLLLTLSSLLLHATAQTTEKYALIVAVSNYAPSSGWNKLNADNDIPLIKESLKRQGFKEENIRIIKDKEATKTGILTAMQQQLIAKPKPGDICVFHFSGHGQQVIDDNGDEADGYDEALVTYDSPMEYEAGVEKHLRDDVFGLKLEEIRKHLGNNGNLLVIVDACHSGTSTRSGLGNYRGTTTKYAPKGYKPAANTKIVNEGLFSLGESKPGLAPMSAFFASAASELNQECGDEHCGSLSLAFSKALAKSDSKTSYRGLFDNIRLEMSKMVPGQTPNAEGDLDKEIFGGKALGKPNYYATEQIINKKKITIACGKIYSVFAGTTISLYPSNTYNRKTAKPIAKGTIVTAGDYSSEVELDTELSEDVLKTAWTFLDEVSFGDLTVPVTIKSSDAALTSSVKKIVSQIKQAKLTEAQGDVFVEYGAAGFSTDSIYISTSGDYRLGVCSKTSTEEQLATFISAKIAAYGRAAYLRNLNMKNEELNVVFEFIPIDYKKAEGNNNAIIKDLPEKTIKDASGNIVFQHDDRYNLRIINNGQERLYYNILEIQPDNIVNVLFPAVNQQPMDCFINPGDTVRLTRIFRIGPPDGMNVLKLIAAKSALNLRQVFAAPGLNRGDTPKPNNPFEKLMQGINKTEGVQTRGSGEETIQPDAVNIHSIPFKIVPKKQ